From Anopheles darlingi chromosome 2, idAnoDarlMG_H_01, whole genome shotgun sequence, the proteins below share one genomic window:
- the LOC125948789 gene encoding uncharacterized protein LOC125948789, whose product MWYLFLFLCCCQGQNISISSLENIPIVAFNRGNARVAVGNNYYIHHFNVTSIQREIRILSAEFSSLEETQFTTIIEQEFTNANDMLKNTFPIHRGKRWDTIGTVWKFIAGSPDADDLRLLNSTINDLITNNNVQVKINNDLTLQLTETLGRVKEALKLSRDTSVDLYSINILLNLKYLSEKLGLVTDSITLAKLGVTNSRILNRKEVDLLISDLRKQNLPIHTVTEALSYTRTKIATNNNEILFIISCPRLTNDYYKKIELYAVTNNYKKVHVPNQYYLSLESQFYIIPNVEKLIYDIKDLQRDDAKCIPALLQGETALCDYVSNPAKTEIIHLDMNHLIIDAVSTFTLKTTCGVKRRNLTGSFLITYEECNIFIDEKLISNNKTEMFGSPLNLPIYGIKITPQNSVVNLSLEHLHSLHKELRNEMQKIKLETNSIKWNGFHTTIISLPVILIIISCIYICMKLWKKRTVINIHQPSMPNQASNNEPDEHNYNEPTMMHVFRTEPQQ is encoded by the coding sequence atttttatgttgctgccAAGGCCAGAATATTTCAATATCCAGTTTGGAAAATATTCCAATAGTTGCATTTAACAGAGGCAACGCGAGAGTAGCAGTAGGGAATAACTACTACATACACCATTTCAATGTAACATCCATACAACGCGAAATTAGAATATTATCTGCTGAATTTAGTTCTCTGGAGGAAACTCAATTTACAACGATAATAGAACAGGAATTCACTAACGCAAATGATATGCTGAAAAATACATTCCCGATCCATAGAGGCAAACGATGGGACACAATAGGCACAGTCTGGAAGTTTATCGCGGGAAGTCCAGACGCCGACGATTTAAGGTTGCTAAATTCCACTATTAATGATCTGATAACCAACAACAATGTACAAGTAAAAATCAATAACGATCTTACACTTCAGCTAACGGAGACACTAGGAAGAGTTAAGGAGGCGCTAAAACTTTCACGAGATACATCGGTAGATCTTTATTCGATCAACATTCTCTTGAACCTTAAATATCTTTCGGAAAAGTTAGGTCTGGTTACTGATAGTATAACTTTAGCTAAATTAGGAGTGACGAATTCACGCATATTAAATAGGAAAGAAGTAGATTTACTAATAAGTGACTTAAGGAAACAAAACCTCCCAATACATACAGTTACAGAAGCATTGTCGTACACAAGGACAAAAATTGCAACCAACAATAATGAAATACTGTTCATAATAAGTTGTCCTAGGCTTACAAACGATTATTATAAGAAAATCGAACTTTATGCTGTAACTAATAATTATAAGAAAGTTCATGTTCCCAACCAATACTACCTTTCCCTCGAATCCCAATTTTACATAATACCCAATGTCGAGAAACTTATATACGACATCAAGGACTTGCAACGAGACGATGCTAAATGCATTCCCGCACTACTACAAGGAGAAACAGCCCTTTGCGACTACGTGTCGAATCcagcaaaaaccgaaatcatCCATTTGGATATGAATCATCTAATTATCGATGCAGTCAGTACTTTCACCTTAAAAACCACATGCGGCGTTAAAAGAAGAAACTTGACGGGTTCATTCCTAATAACCTACGAAGAATGCAATATCTTCATTGATGAAAAACTGATCTCCAACAATAAGACAGAGATGTTTGGATCACCATTGAACCTGCCAATCTACGGTATCAAAATCACCCCACAAAATTCCGTAGTCAATCTAAGTCTGGAACACCTACATTCACTGCACAAAGAACTTAGAAATGAAATGCAGAAAATTAAACTAGAAACCAACAGCATCAAATGGAATGGGTTTCATACCACTATTATCAGTCTGCCTGTGATACTGATTATTATCTCTTGCATCTACATCTGTATGAAACTgtggaaaaaaagaacagtCATCAATATTCACCAGCCATCAATGCCAAACCAAGCATCTAACAACGAACCCGACGAGCATAACTACAACGAACCCACGATGATGCATGTGTTTCGGACGGAGCCTCAACAGTAG